A window of the Gossypium hirsutum isolate 1008001.06 chromosome A03, Gossypium_hirsutum_v2.1, whole genome shotgun sequence genome harbors these coding sequences:
- the LOC107887975 gene encoding uncharacterized protein — MERHIERVLNRVALISVSIATLILLYLLLQTPETCIPRNAPRKPHFRFPKSSCDFYSRDYLPLHKKNTRLWSSKFWITKVSSYTHFFTQLYQMGVLKNHSKVLCVSAGAGHEVMALTKLGVEDVTGVELIESLPFVSRADPHNLPFFDEAFDVAFTAHLEDALYPLQYAREMERTVRKGGVLVVVVEERSEEEGKEIVRLFRMSSLLHSSYLTFIGNRITRILLKNKASA; from the coding sequence ATGGAAAGGCACATAGAGAGAGTCCTAAACAGAGTAGCATTGATATCAGTGAGCATAGCCACATTGATTCTGCTTTACCTCCTCCTCCAAACCCCAGAAACATGCATCCCAAGAAATGCTCCCAGAAAGCCTCACTTTAGATTCCCAAAATCCAGTTGTGACTTTTATTCTCGTGACTACCTCCCTCTTCACAAGAAAAATACTCGCCTTTGGTCCTCCAAATTTTGGATCACCAAGGTCTCTTCCTACACTCACTTCTTCACCCAACTTTACCAAATGGGTGTCCTAAAAAACCACTCCAAAGTGCTGTGTGTCTCAGCTGGAGCTGGGCATGAGGTCATGGCTCTAACAAAACTGGGAGTTGAGGATGTTACAGGTGTTGAGCTGATAGAGTCATTGCCTTTTGTTAGCAGGGCCGACCCCCATAATCTTCCTTTCTTTGATGAGGCTTTTGATGTCGCATTTACTGCTCATTTGGAAGACGCCTTGTATCCTTTGCAGTATGCAAGGGAGATGGAGAGGACTGTGAGAAAAGGTGGAGTGTTAGTGGTGGTTGTGGAGGAGCGTAGTGAGGAGGAAGGAAAGGAGATTGTTAGGTTGTTTAGAATGTCCAGCCTTCTTCACTCTTCTTATCTTACTTTTATAGGAAACAGAATCACCAGGATTCTATTGAAAAATAAGGCTTCTGcgtaa